In Rhodothermales bacterium, the genomic window GCCGCGGCCGGCGCGCTCGACGTGATCGATGGGCTCCGGCTCGTCCGCCTGCGCGGGCAGCTGATGGCGCAAGCGGGCGACGAGCGGCCCGGCACCATGAGCGCCGTGCTCGGCATCGACCCCGACGCGCTCGAACGGGTCTGCAAAGAGGTGACCGACACGGGCGAAGGCGTCGTGCAGTGCGCCAACTTCAACGCGCCGGGGCAGATCGTCATCTCCGGCGACAACGACGCCGTCGAGCGGGCCGGCGAGGCGGCGAAAGCGGCCGGGGCGAAACGCGTCATCCCCCTCACCGTCGGCGGCGCGTTCCACTCGCCGCTGATGGGCTACGCCCGCGACGGACTGGGCGAGGCGCTCGAACGCGCCGAGATCCGCGCGCCGCGCTGCCCCGTCTACCTCAACGTCACCGCGCAGCCGACGACCGACCCCGACGAGATCCGCCGGCAGTTGCTGGCCCAACTCACCGCCCCCGTCCGCTGGGCACAGACGCTCGAAGCGATGCGCGCCGACGGTGCCGACCGCTTCGTCGAAGTCGGCGCGGGGAACGTGCTCGCCGGCCTCGTCAAGCGCACCCTCGGCCGCGATGTCGAGACGGTCACGGCCGGGAAAGCCGACGAGCTACAGAACCCGTAAACCGTCACCGTAGGGAGCGCAGCGCGCTGCGCCCCTACCTGTACCCCCTCCCCATGCAACTCGATCTCTCTGGCAAAACAGCCCTCGTCACCGGCGGCACGCGTGGCATCGGCCGCGCGATTGTCGAAGCCTTCGCCGACGCGGGCGCGAAGGTAGCCTTCACGTACCGCTCCTCGTCCGACACCGCCGACGCGCTGAAGGCCGAGTTGGAAAGCCGAGGCGTCGAAGCGCTCGCCATCCAGAGCGACGCGGCGGATTTCGACGCGGCACAGGCCGCCGTGCAGTCCGTGCTCGATGCGTGGGGCTCGCTCGACGTGCTCGTCAACAACGCGGGCGTCACGCGCGACAACCTTCTGATTCGGATGAGCGAGGAGGACTGGGACGCCGTGATCGGGACGAACCTGAAGAGCGTGTTCAACCTCTGCAAAGCCGCGTACCGGCCGATGATGAAGCAGCGCGCCGGGCGGATCGTCAACGTGTCGTCGGTCGTTGGGGTGATGGGGAACGCGGGGCAGGCGAACTACGCGGCGAGCAAGGCCGGCATCATCGGGTTCACCAAAAGCCTCGCCCGCGAGCTTGGCGCGCGCGGCGTGACGGCGAACGTCGTCGCCCCCGGCTACGTCGACACCGACATGACGGACGCGCTCAGCGACGCAGCGAAAGAGGCGATGACGAACGGCATCCCGCTTAAGCGGACGGCCACGCCCGAGGACATCGCCCACGCCGTCCTCTTCCTCGCCTCCGACGCGGCGAGCTACATCACCGGCCACACCCTCCACGTCGACGGCGGCCTCGCGATGTGATGTGCCGCCCGCTCCTCATCTGCCTCGTCCTCGCAACGCTCGCTCCTGTAGCGTGGGCGCAGACGCCCCACCAACGCGCTACACCATCCCCCTCTGAACAGGCCCTCATGGGATTGGGAGGGCATTTCGGCGGTGGCTTGCTCGCAACCGGAGGGGTCGGACTCGCCGCGGCGTTCGATGATTCGTTCTCCTCCACCACGGGTATCATCATGGTGCTGACCTTGTATCCGCTTGGGGCAGCCGCAGCGAGCTACGGGGTTGGACAGGTGTCCGGGACGGAGGGGACGTTCGGCGGGACCGTGCGCGGCGCGTACATCGGGGCGGGACTTGGGCTCGTGGTCGGGGTGCCAATCAGCGCTCTTCTGCTCCGCGCAGCGTCCCCGGAAGAAACGCCGAGTTCGATCAATGAAGGAATTGGGACCACGTTCTTGGC contains:
- the fabD gene encoding ACP S-malonyltransferase; this encodes MATAFLFPGQGSQFVGMGADLYEQFPEARAVIDEADRHLDFPLKERMFGSGGDGDAEQAALTQTDVTQPALYVHSLAAFAVLEKQGHVPDMTAGHSLGEYSALAAAGALDVIDGLRLVRLRGQLMAQAGDERPGTMSAVLGIDPDALERVCKEVTDTGEGVVQCANFNAPGQIVISGDNDAVERAGEAAKAAGAKRVIPLTVGGAFHSPLMGYARDGLGEALERAEIRAPRCPVYLNVTAQPTTDPDEIRRQLLAQLTAPVRWAQTLEAMRADGADRFVEVGAGNVLAGLVKRTLGRDVETVTAGKADELQNP
- the fabG gene encoding 3-oxoacyl-[acyl-carrier-protein] reductase: MQLDLSGKTALVTGGTRGIGRAIVEAFADAGAKVAFTYRSSSDTADALKAELESRGVEALAIQSDAADFDAAQAAVQSVLDAWGSLDVLVNNAGVTRDNLLIRMSEEDWDAVIGTNLKSVFNLCKAAYRPMMKQRAGRIVNVSSVVGVMGNAGQANYAASKAGIIGFTKSLARELGARGVTANVVAPGYVDTDMTDALSDAAKEAMTNGIPLKRTATPEDIAHAVLFLASDAASYITGHTLHVDGGLAM